The Molothrus ater isolate BHLD 08-10-18 breed brown headed cowbird chromosome 2, BPBGC_Mater_1.1, whole genome shotgun sequence DNA segment AGTTTTCCAAACTACTTTTCAAAAACTGTCACAAAAAGGGGCAATTATGCTAAAGTACCATCTGGGCAACCCACCTAAGCAAATAGGAGGGTGAGTGACTGCAGTACAACTATTATAGACTAGGTCTATCTGTGATCTCTGGGACTTAGACATAGGGCAACTAAAGCCTGTTAGAGTGAAAACACTTACTGCCTGAATCTCCATGTACCACTGAAGTCTACACATATTTGAGTTTATTCCCTAGTCAAATTCAAAGACTTTACCTTAACAGTATTCCAGTCAAGAGATGCACAGATGCCTTTGTTACCCCTTTGAGATTTTCAGCACACTTGCCTGTGTGTAAATGGTAGATTCGCTTTTCGCAGgagtcagggaaaaaaaagacttctctggggctgtgctccatTTCTAATAAAAACTACACTATAATCAAGCAGATCTCCAAAAGGTACCAGCTCACCTCTCTGGTTCAAATGAACTGGCAGCCTGAATCCTATttcctgccacagctctgtTACTGACAGCAGAGGCTTTTTGAAGTTCACAAATGTAAACATCAAAAGCAGCAAGACAAAAAGAAGGGGAGGAGAGCTTCCCTTCCTTCAGTGTAAGATCAAGTGTGACAAACAGTGACTGGCTCCTAAGAAGggcagaaaaagagggaaacGCCTGTGCAGAATTCAGGGAGCGTTAGTTAGGTCTATTTCCTTGCTTGTGATGCTCGTTAACCTTCCCCtgtgagggaaaataaaacGTGGGTGACAGCTGGGGTTCAGTGCAATAGAAACACAAAAGGGAATGCCTGGTGGACTGTAACACTGACTTAGCTACTGTCCCTGTACATGCCTGTCCTTGTTCAGTGTGCATGCCTGGCAAAAATACCACCCTTTATCAATAAACTTCCTCCTGCAGAACAATAAGGAGAggctattaaagaaaaagaaacaccttTATTTGCTCAAAACCAGGCTCCAAGTAATTGGAGAAATTACCCTGagagccattcatcctgccagtctgtccccaggtgtggTTATGTTAACCCAGCTATATTAAAGTCTTAAATTCAGGGTAAGCAATGCCTAATTGCAGCAGTAAAGGCTGCAAAACAAACCAGAGAGTGGCTTTGCTTGGTACTGAGATATCTGATCTAAGCCTTTCAGAAACTTGCTACCAGGCTGTGTTCCTATTATAATTTATTGTGCTAAATGAATTTTCAAaggtatatatatttttcttggaaGTGTAGCCTTTACACTCAGATATGGGAGACGTTCTGTAGGACCGGTAGCTGAACTAAAACCAGCTTTAAAATGGGTTTTGTACAACAGATCTGTATCTTGGTGAGTCTCATATCTGCATGTTACTGTGCAGCTCTAAGCATCCAGCCCTCTTCCATGGGCCACAGCTTTTGGATGTGCTTTCTCTAACTGCAGGGGCCAGGGAGTAGTGTGCTCTGCAGTATAGGAGGATataagaagaaaaggaagctaAAAATACTGCTTCCATCAAGAGATGCAACTGTGCTAATTTGGAGCACAGTTATCTACTTTCTGAGGAGCTCCTTTGACACCTGAGGGAATCAGACTAGACTGGAATTAGTTAAATGTAAATCAGCTAGAGGCACCTGTCTTCAAGTGATAAGGAGACATTCCTTGCTTCTACATGCAGTTGTAAAATACCTCGTATCATGGGAAAGCTGGCCTTCAAAGGAAGGAGATGTGATTATGGTAATTTATGTTCAAATATGGGCAACTAGAAGAAGACATGTAGCAGAAAGGCTTTCCTCTGGCTTTTGGAAAACCTGCATCCAGATTCTAGGAGAGGCCATGCATGAAATCTCTTCTTTTTGGCTGCAGCTGGCTTTGAAATTTATAACTCAGCATGGCCCTTGGGAGGAGGGCAGCTGGAACTCAGAGCTGCTGATTTCACAGTGATGGCAAATGCTCAGTGTTGTTGCCTTACCTGGCACTGTATTAGCAGGGGTGAAGTCTCTTTTCTCCTGtcctctcccttttccattttttcatcCTGGTCCTTTGCCAGCGGAGATTGAACCCGTGCAGGCAGACCCCTGGCCTCGCCCCGGAGCTTGTTCAGGTTGCCTTCCAAGAGGCGCCGCTGGACCACACTATGAGGCTGCTGTCTCCAtcacaaagaaagagaaatccCAGCTAAGTATGGAGCTAAAGACAAGGATATTTGCTAGCCCAGGGATGCAGGTTGGAAATGCTTAACCCAAATGGTCGTCCTGATGAAAGACATGCTTATCCAAAAAAACTTTCTTTAAATcccaagattttttttggtaGCTGCTAATTTGGTGTTAAAGTGTTGGGATGTCTGCGGCAGGCAGATCTCTGGGATGCAATTATTGGAGGAGAAGAATATGCCTGATGCATGCTCTCCCCACACATATCTGTTCCTTCAGCTAAACATGCACTGGAGAGTCTAATTTCTAATTAGAAATTTTGAATTAGTGCACTGCCTGCTGGGTGTGTGCTGACATCCCACCAGGCACATTCACACCTTCCAGTGTGGGAGGGCACGAGGAACACAGCATGTGTGTGGTGCACATGTGGGCAAGAAGGCAGGACTGCAGATATTTTAGGTGTACCAGCAATTATTTGTAGTGAAGCAGGAAGCTCCCCTAGGAGGAAACTAAAACGAGCTTCTAATGTTCCTTGGAGTCTGTCTCTGCTCCCCACCATCAGATGCTCTAGATTTTGCCCAGTATTGATCCATCCAGTCCCTGAACAGCTACTGAATCAACAATGGGCAGCACCAATGAAACAGGTGCCTGTTGCAGGTAGCTTTGTCCTTTATCCATGTACTCAGCCCCACGGCCCTTCTGCAGgagtgcagctgctctgggctggtcaTGGCATTCCCAGTAACAACAGCCTGTTTGAAGAAAGGCAAACAATCTAAAGGGGTTAATGTGCTACAGCTTAAATTGTTGTTTTTATCtctctaaagaaaaagaaaaaattaagtaatCTCCCAGGTGGTGTAGCAGTTTGATGCAGGATCTTGTCAATGAGCAGGCAAAACACCTGAACTAGACCAGACCTGCCAATGAGCTGGGCTGCATTAACCCCACAGGTTTCTTGTGTTTCAGACTAGTCTCATGCATAGCCAGAGAGCTGAGGCCAGAGAAGCGTGCAAGCTGCAATTTGAAGTACCCTGATTTGTCAGATTTGTCCAGTGGTTGGTGCAGGATGGCTGCCACTGGCTCTTTGGTCACACTCAGCATTGCCCTTTGCAAGATGCCAAGTTCCTCTTacctctgcctccctgccacTTCAAGGGGTGAGAGTCAGATTGTTCACTTGCTGCAtgtgaaacaccacagcagttgaaaaaatggggtaaaaataTCTCTCTGTTCCTGGTCTTTTCCCAGCCTACTGTGCTGgtccacagcacagctggcccTTGTACTTAGCTCCCTAAATACTCTGAGCACAGTGCCAGTTTGGCTGCCAGCTAACATCTGGGCCATGGGAAAAGGGCAGGGAACAAACAGCAGGTCCCCAAATTCCCATCCTCCCTCCCGCCTCTCACAATCTGGCATGCAAAGACCTTTCCCACAGAACGAGCAAGCTCTTTGCAGCTGCCACCTCTGTCCCCTTCTTGTCACTCAGGCTGGGAAGAGGCCAAGTGCTGGTGGGGATTAGCTGAGCTTTGGGATTTTGGAGGCATCTGGTTCAAGAGCAGACTCCTAGGGCCCTGCCTATCTTCTCTCTCACCAGTGAGATGGAGAAGTGGAGAGAGCGTTGTAGCTCTTGGACTGGTCAGAAACAATTAGATTTAGAGGATGGTAAGGGAGGATGTTGTGAGTGTTGTGTCCAGGAGCTGGTAAGGATGCCCTCTCAGGGCACTTAGAGGGATCAAAGAAGATTCCCAGTGCAACTTAGGGAAGGTTCAGGTTTTCCAATGTGAAACCTCCAGGCCTTGCTATGATTAGTGACATTGTATGAGCTGGGTATCTTGATTTTTGGGAGGTGAGAAGCCAGATCTTCAGGCCTTCTTGGTATTTCCAGAATATTTTAGCTCATGTagctacctttttttttaattttccattttaaaaaacccccaaaactgaTCATGCTTTTTGTTGCAAAGGTGGAAACACGAGATCTCCACGGAAATGTGTAATTACTCATTATTGGAGAGATGATGGGCCCATCAAAATGCAGGCACTTCTGGATGCATTGCATAAGCTGAGTGCACACCCGGAATACACAGAAAAGAGTGGCAAAAACTAACAGCTTGTGACTGCGAAAGAAAgtaggtattttattttaaattacatgaGGCCTTGCTCTAGTTTTAGGACatggagctgccacagctggagtCTCTGGCACTGTCAATGGAGACCCGTTTTGGGGAATTAATTAAACTTTCCTCCCAGTGTCAGTGCTGTAGGAGTCAGGGGTGTTTTACTCTCTCTATCCAAATCAAACTCTCCAGCACATCCTactgctgcttcattttcagTACATTCCTTTTTTGTATTCCTGTCCTCCAGGAGGGAGCCAGATCAATTTAGGAAAAAGAGATGGGGATTTCATAGTGCTGGAGAAATGTCTAGAAAAATAAGCCAAAAGCATATTTGGGACTCTGATTTGCAGTGCCCAAAACATCACAGCAATATCACAGTGTCCCACTGAGTTGCAGGAACCTCTGAATCCCACTTGGAAATCTAAGACCTGGTTCTTCTTTTGCTCCAAGTTAAAGCAGAAACGGAGGTACCACATTGACCCCAGGTATGGCGCTGTGTGTGTGAACTTGGCACAGCTGCCACACTTTATTTTGTGCCCTCTAACACCAGAGCAAAATGTCCATGTGAGAAAAACACGTCATGCTTCATTCACTGCTCCTTAGGTCCATGGTAAAAATGTTTCAGCTATTCTGTTATGGACCAAACATGAAGTTGCAGTGGGTTGCAGTGACTGAACGCTGTCGGCATACAGCAAGTTCTCCTGCCTGGAATGGTTATTtccagcaggagagctgcttgTGGCAAGTGATTTAAACAAGGACTGTCTCGCCCAAGGAACCCCTTAGGGCTTCAGGATGCCAGTTGTCACTTTGAGGCATGGTGTGACAGGAGTCAATCCCAAAGCAAAGCTGGCAGATGTGTTTCTGCCTGCCTTTGTGGCTGGAGTCAGCAAACACGCACCAGAAGCCTCAGAAGTGGCTCATCCCCATACCCTGCCCAGGGACGCTGTGCTCCGGAGGGGATgttggagctgcagcactgcaggcccCAAGGGCCAGCActggctctctgggctgcagcgTGGCCAGAGCTCCTTCCCCACGGGGAGGAGAGTCCTGCTCCTCGCTAGGACAGCACAGATGTGACACAGCTCTTGCTCTCCAGCCATGACTGCACACATGGCTGGAGGGACACTCCACACCATCCCTGCTGACAGCCATGAGCGTGGCTGCAGAATGGGAGCAACAGCTCAGGGGCACTTGGAGGAGCtacccagcccctgccatgccagggactcccagcagctgctaagggagctgagggagctgcagggagggtggTGGGAGCGGCAGGATGTGCCAGCACGGGAACATGGCACCGACCCCTCGTCTGCAAGCCACTGCACCCCAAGGTTTCTGCAGGGAGGATCAGCTCCCGTTAGTGCCAGGTCCCACACGTGTGTGGCCCTGTGCCACTGCGTGCCTCGGGAGCTGGGAAATGACTGGAGGCACACACACAAGAGCatctgtggtgctgctgccactgtcTGAGGATACAGAGGGGAGCACAGACTGCAGGCAGGGACAAGATCTTTTATGACACCCACTGCCACAGATGGAACAAGTGATTGTGCCCCCATCACAACCAGATGTGAGCCCTCTTTTGGGAAAATGGTTTAGACCTCCACATTCTTGAGCAGTTTAACTCTACAGTGGAGAGAAGTTGGACAGCAAAACTGCCTGAGCAAGGAGAGTATGTGTGCAGTTGAGCCAGGGAATCTGCTTCCAGCCTCGAGGAAACCCTTCCAGACCACAGACTGCCAAGGCTGCTGGAACAGACCTCCCTCCCTGATGCTCCCTGATCCACGTCACCACAAGGAGATGCCCACAGGCCTCGCTCCAGTGCCTCCTCCCCAAAGGAGTCATCCCGAGTGCCAGGTGCTgcatctgcctgcctgcctgcctggttTGCAGTCCTGCCCTTTGCTTGCCCCTCCATAAATCCAGAGAgtgggggaaaagagaaaaatgcaaaaaggtGACAAGGTCAAACATAAGTCTCTCAGAATTTCATTAATTGTACTTCCCTCCCTTCTGAGTCCAGGAAGCATTCTGCTTTTGAGCTGGATCTTGCAGGGATACATGGGGGCTTTCAGAGATGTCCCACATGGAAATATACGTGTCACATGAACATACATAGGTATCGGGTGAATGGAAATTTGGATTCTGGAGAGTCCTTCCAGTCCATGTCTGCCTGAGGAGTTTGGTTCCTATGCGGAGGCACAAAAAGATGGATGCAAGCAAATGAGTGATTAATTCTTTCCCCTCACCCTGACCTGCTTCTAGATGATCCTGAAGGgaagtttcatttttgctgaaCCTATGATCCTTTCACAAAACCTGACAGCAGCTCCCAACTGGAATGGAGGCTATCAGGAGAACCCCCTCCCAAACGGGATCCCACTGGACTCACCAGATCCTTGGAGGTGCCAAGCCTTGTCAAGCCATCCAGAGGCAGCAGATCAGCAGAGTCCTTGTGCACAAACTGGGTGGCCTGTTTGAGGCGCCTCTTCTGTTGCAGAATAGCTTTGTTCCTCAGCTCCATCTCACACTCCTGTCGCTCCAGGTCGGGAGCGCCCTCgctctgcttctcctcctggTCTCCTTGTCCCAGTGGCAGGGGGCAACTCTTCCTTGTGCTCATGGTGAAGATTCAGAGAGAACAGGTCCTTCTTGGTGTGCTGGGGTGTTCCCTGAACTCGTCTCCTGGTGTTTGCCCTCTGGAGGCTGACTCAGTCTCTgatctcctttccctttctcttcctcacGGCtccccttctcttcctttctctgcctttcctcctgctctctcagTTATAACTCACCCATCTCTGAAGTGTCTCGGTGCCTGTTTCTCCCTCTGTCCTCTCCACTccgtgtccctgtgctcccGCCTCTTCCCCTCCCTCACTTCTCCTGCCCTGACTGCAGCTTTGCCTCCTCCAGTCCGTGGGTCCGTGTCGTAATAGAAAAAGCCCCGCGTCAGAAACCGCTTTCCATAAATCACGGCAGAGCCGGCAGGATGCTCCggctggaaaaatccagcagcagaaggatgGCCCCGCTGGATGCTGGGGGCTGGACTTACCTCGGCGGGCTGCGCGCACGCACCGCGcgtgtccgtgtccgtgtccgtgtccgtgtccgtgtccgtgtccgtgtccgtgtccgtgtccgtgtgtGCCCGTGTGCGTGTCCGTGTGTGTGCCCGTGTGTGTGCCCGTGTGTGTGCCCGCCTGTCCCCGGCTCCTGGGGACACGCTACAGCAGCCGGCGGCAGCCTGCGCGCTCCGCTGCCTCTGCCAGGGGGATTTGATGCTTCTCCGTGTCTCTGTAAATCCTGGCAGCAGCTCGGGTCAGCCTGGAAGATGATGCATTGCCTTGGTAAATGGGAGAGAGTATCCTCCTCAAGGCTCCTGGCAGGCATGCCCAGTCTCATTTCTGCAGAGAGTGTCGTGCCTTTGCAATAGGCTGCGCTGAAGGATTGTTCTGTGTAGCTTGAATGAAATGCTGAAGGTCTGCTTTCTGCTTCCAGCCAAGGCAGGCTCTGTATTGTGCCCGACTCTGCCCTCATTTCCACTCCACTCCACCAAAGGCAATTCCCTCTGATGTTGCAGGAGCCTAAAATCACTGGCTTGTTGATACCAGCAGACTTGGCTCCCTGTTTATACCAAAAGAGTGCTgacactgctgcagtgtgggatGTCTGTACCAGAGCAGACATCCCTTCTCTCAGGGGAGACAGGACATAGTAGAGCTATGGTTTTCAACTTTCTGTCTCCATATTGTCCTGCTTGAAACTATGAATTATAACTTGAACTGATGCTGTCTCATTTTGATCCCTTTTCTCTGGTTAATGCACTGCCCTGCT contains these protein-coding regions:
- the NRIP2 gene encoding nuclear receptor-interacting protein 2 produces the protein MSTRKSCPLPLGQGDQEEKQSEGAPDLERQECEMELRNKAILQQKRRLKQATQFVHKDSADLLPLDGLTRLGTSKDLQPHSVVQRRLLEGNLNKLRGEARGLPARVQSPLAKDQDEKMEKGEDRRKETSPLLIQCQCQGQVLKATVNTGCLPNLISKRCLNQLGLEEVSAMDCGDLSPPIPSVVGRVEHLELQFGQETVLCSALVVDDEMLEFCIGLQTLLSLKCCIDLEEGVLRFKALSEELPFLHASEEPGQ